A region from the Lolium perenne isolate Kyuss_39 chromosome 4, Kyuss_2.0, whole genome shotgun sequence genome encodes:
- the LOC127292953 gene encoding uncharacterized protein produces MPSDEDYNNIDPVTYEGIFYQEQENFGDFEIEIGLEDLENEAHLHGETVVDLKDIQMLTKLHEGNGFNDEPPPDIPTQPHYSHDTDSDSENENPTPRYENPMPHYDSDDSR; encoded by the exons atgCCCTCCGACgaggattacaacaacattgaccctgtaacatacgagggaattttttatcaagagcaagagaactttggggATTTCGAAATAGAAATTGGTCTTGAGGACCTCGAGAACGAGGCACATCTTCATGGTGAAACAGTGGTGGACCTAAAGGACATACAAATGCTCACCAAGTTACATGAGGGCAATGGGttcaatgatgagcctccaccgGACATTCCCACCCAACCTCATTACTCACATGATACTGATAGTGATAGTGAAAATGAGAACCCAACGCCTCGttatgagaacccaatgcctcattatgatagtgatgattcgag GTGA
- the LOC127348440 gene encoding uncharacterized protein has product MGACNSCEATAVAAVTGDATVGEATAARVVLADGELQRFPGGTRASHALKAAAAAAGCGAGGACFLCSADGLELGGAVAAVAHDDELQPGQLYFVLPAAMRRRLLQAEEMAALAIRASAALVGDHDGPLVFPDSAAAGGATARKGSRRRSRRTSSLGRDFVPDLGAITE; this is encoded by the coding sequence ATGGGCGCGTGCAACTCGTGCgaggcgacggcggtggcggcggtgacgGGGGACGCGACGGTCGGCGAGGCGACGGCGGCGAGGGTGGTGCTCGCGGATGGTGAGCTGCAGCGGTTCCCTGGGGGCACCCGGGCGTCGCACGCGCTCAAGGCTGCGGCCGCCGCCGCAGGCTGTGGCGCCGGAGGCGCGTGCTTTCTGTGCAGCGCGGACGGCCTCGAGctcggcggcgcggtggcggcggtggcgcacGACGATGAGCTGCAGCCCGGGCAGCTCTACTTCGTGCTCCCCGCGGCGATGCGGCGGCGGCTGCTGCAGGCGGAGGAGATGGCCGCTCTCGCCATCCGCGCCAGCGCCGCGCTGGTGGGCGACCACGACGGCCCGCTCGTGTTCCCCGACTCAGCCGCTGCTGGAGGCGCCACGGCGAGGAAGGGGTCCCGCCGGCGGTCGCGGAGGACCTCCAGCCTGGGCCGGGACTTCGTGCCGGACCTCGGCGCCATTACCGAGTAG
- the LOC127346891 gene encoding uncharacterized protein, with protein MVEHGKVVLTRACQRLTRQQWYNQKHTCIGHFKAEQGMRVKKADNIRNDPQLTKEDYMRVMPLWCENKEDAFEALVARWVGEDADFNAKSARNKANRGTGGTHSAGSRNTERYRKHKEAELGEPLTEVGGWQKMKLKQPDLSQPQPSLPEYFGYAEEELDKYCSAFKGLHPEVDDPIEQETDLTAIMVAGRGAEHGRTKLLSGVIKPQRTLTQIRSTLTAGDPPVAPPRHRRTDANFEAAYAATYEKYLTVVAEWDLKRAAWEEYQDATSRALRTFFQTGERIALPEEEPPRPGPTPVCPSREAFAATYYARTPGTGSSRNRPSPDSSREGTPMHPGRHSPGASGFSPADDGSGHGSTSVHLDKGRTHDWTSTDLGWFP; from the exons ATGGTTGAGCACGGGAAGGTGGTACTGACTAGGGCTTGTCAGAGGTTGACAAGGCAACAGTGGTACAATCAGAAGCATACCTGCATCGGGCACTTCAAGGCTGAGCAGGGCATGAGGGTCAAGAAAGCTGACAATATCAGGAACGATCCTCAGCTGACGAAGGAAGATTACATGAGG GTTATGCCCCTATGGTGCGAGAATAAGGAAGACGCATTTGAGGCCTTGGTAGCGAGGTGGGTTGGCGAAGACGCCGACTTCAACGCCAAGAGCGCGCGCAACAAGGCAAACCGTGGCACCGGAGGAACACACAGTGCAGGAAGCCGCAACACTGAGCGCTACAGGAAGCACaag GAGGCGGAACTCGGGGAGCCTCTCACCGAGGTGGGAGGGtggcagaagatgaagctgaagcaGCCTGATCTGAgccagcctcagccctcgctgcCCGAGTACTTCGGCTATGCCGAAGAGGAGTTGGACAAGTACTGCTCTGCGTTCAAGGGTCTTCATCCGgaggtggatgatcctattgAGCAGGAGACCGACTTGACGGCGATTATGGTGGCGGGGCGCGGCGCGGAGCATGGCCGTACGAAGCTTCTTAGTGGGGTGATCAAGCCGCAGAGGACCCTCACGCAGATCAGGTCTACCCTCACCGCCGGCGACCCACCGGTCGCGCCTCCTCGACACCGTCGTACCGAT GCTAACTTTGAGGCCGCCTACGCTGCCACTTATGAGAAGTATTTGACGGTTGTAGCAGAGTGGGACCTCAAGAGAGCGGCTTGGGAAGAGTATCAGGATGCGACGAGTCGT gcgcTCAGGACGTTCTTCCAGACTGGAGAGAGGATCGCACTTCCGGAAGAGGAGCCACCTAGGCCGGGGCCGACTCCAGTGTGCCCATCGAGGGAAGCTTTCGCGGCCACATACTACGCACGGACTCCG GGCACGGGAAGTTCGCGGAACCGACCCTCTCCTGATTCGTCGCGCGAGGGCACACCGATGCACCCCGGCCGCCATTCTCCCGGTGCTTCAGGGTTTTCACCTGCTGACGATGGTTCAGGCCATGGTTCTACCTCGGTCCACCTCGACAAAGGCCGGACGCATGATTGGACGAGTACGGACCTTGGTTGGTTCCCCTGA